Proteins encoded by one window of Panicum virgatum strain AP13 chromosome 7N, P.virgatum_v5, whole genome shotgun sequence:
- the LOC120682517 gene encoding putative leucine-rich repeat-containing protein DDB_G0290503 — MEASKYRLRGHTMGNNNTTTKKLPPYLLLVLLAIGAAAVSVGILHKMRERRVLAVLLQERDQQLLSFQVLLEKEKEINKEMRRKVDELEAKTSVLSIERTELKNKLMDSETTTTYLTNTQKELEAALVEKESHINQMKENAAASNPDQTTIMEPLQQKEVELDKSENSSDSIPATADENSNSTTASESSHQDESTVVGANNENATSDTTTLDKPENSGDSMPTPAEEENSSITNASENSQQDEGANNQNATSDAVVPDKSENTNDSVPATAEQNSYNTTASESNDQDNSSSQEQFLKLTTNMEDGQPQENKDDANQQSDDAPEVNHSDKSELPQGSQRQEDSQEASKEEPDGRKQVENPQGEASNNSRDSKLLENEDGNVVIKEAGKEKDPEGTSSEESLSEANQNKMQAAEPVANPEDISPSTSTNNEERKESSKRHRRRSRSRRKRRATVAAGNNDGNQQMEVDATANP; from the exons GTAACAACAACACCACCACCAAGAAGTTGCCCCCGTACCTGCTGCTCGTGCTGCTGGCGATCGGCGCCGCCGCAGTGAGCGTCGGCATCCTGCACAAGATGAGGGAGCGCCGCGtcctcgccgtcctcctccagGAACGCGACCAGCAGCTCCTGTCCTTCCAAGTCCTCCTCGAG aaagaaaaggaaattaaTAAAGAGATGAGAAGGAAAGTGGACGAACTGGAAGCCAAAACATCTGTCCTAAGTATTGAGAGGACAGAATTGAAAAACAAGCTCATGGATTCAGAAACTACCACCACATATCTTACCAACACTCAGAAAGAATTAGAAGCCGCTCTTGTGGAGAAAGAGAGCCATATCAACCAAATGAAAGAGAATGCAGCTGCTTCCAACCCTGATCAGACAACTATAATGGAACCCCTGCAGCAAAAAGAAGTTGAGCTTGACAAATCTGAAAATTCCAGTGATTCCATACCTGCTACAGCAGATGAGAACTCCAACAGCACCACTGCATCAGAGAGCAGCCACCAGGATGAAAGCACTGTTGTGGGAGCAAACAACGAAAATGCAACTTCAGACACAACGACACTTGACAAACCAGAAAACTCTGGTGACTCCATGCCTACTCCAGCAGAAGAAGAAAATTCCAGTATCACTAATGCATCAGAGAACAGCCAGCAGGATGAGGGAGCAAACAATCAAAATGCCACTTCTGATGCTGTTGTACCTGACAAATCTGAAAACACCAACGATTCTGTACCTGCTACAGCAGAACAAAATTCCTACAACACCACTGCATCAGAGAGCAATGACCAAGACAATAGTTCCTCACAAGAGCAGTTCTTAAAGTTAACAACTAACATGGAAGATGGTCAGCCACAAGAGAATAAAGATGATGCCAATCAACAGTCAGATGATGCTCCAGAGGTAAATCATTCAGATAAATCTGAGCTTCCGCAGGGGAGCCAAAGACAAGAAGATAGTCAGGAAGCCAGCAAAGAAGAACCGGATGGTAGAAAACAGGTGGAGAACCCTCAAGGCGAGGCCAGCAATAACAGCAGAGATAGTAAACTGCTGGAGAATGAAGATGGTAATGTAGTTATTAAAGAAGCAGGTAAAGAAAAAGATCCTGAGGGTACGAGCTCAGAAGAAAGCTTGAGTGAAGCCAACCAGAACAAAATGCAAGCAGCAGAACCTGTTGCCAATCCTGAAGATATAAGCCCCAGCACATCCACAAATaatgaggaaagaaaagaaTCAAGCAAGAGACATAGGAGAAGGTCCAGATCTAGAAGGAAGAGGAGGGCCACGGTTGCTGCAGGCAACAATGATGGAAATCAACAAATGGAGGTAGATGCCACAGCAAACCCATGA